A portion of the Pseudoalteromonas luteoviolacea genome contains these proteins:
- a CDS encoding response regulator transcription factor — translation MQVLLVEDSKNIAEVIFDYFEGSEIILDHAATGILGLALAKSNNYDCIVLDLMLPGINGLDICRSLREAGVNTPIIMLTARDTDKDMLLGFKHGADDYLVKPFNIELLEARICSLTRRYSGTGFKTEIIQGALKLNIATHQVWRDSDEIKLSPVGFKILVLLAERSPDVVTREEIERRLWGDDLPEQDILRKHIYQLRKKIDSVYDTDLIETIPKIGYKLNK, via the coding sequence GTGCAAGTACTCTTAGTTGAAGACTCAAAAAATATCGCAGAAGTTATTTTTGATTACTTTGAAGGTTCAGAGATAATTTTAGATCATGCCGCAACAGGCATATTGGGTTTGGCCTTGGCTAAGTCCAATAACTATGACTGTATTGTATTAGATTTAATGCTTCCAGGGATAAATGGGCTGGATATATGCAGGTCATTGAGAGAAGCAGGTGTTAACACTCCCATTATCATGTTGACGGCGAGAGATACGGATAAGGACATGCTGCTTGGTTTTAAGCACGGTGCTGATGATTACCTAGTGAAACCGTTTAATATAGAGTTATTGGAAGCGAGGATATGTAGCCTTACAAGGCGTTACTCTGGGACTGGGTTTAAAACTGAGATCATTCAAGGCGCGCTTAAGCTAAATATTGCCACTCATCAAGTATGGCGCGACAGTGATGAAATAAAACTCTCCCCAGTAGGTTTTAAAATTTTAGTGCTATTAGCTGAGCGAAGCCCTGATGTTGTGACCCGCGAAGAAATTGAGCGGCGGCTTTGGGGGGATGATTTACCTGAGCAAGATATTCTACGAAAGCACATATATCAATTACGTAAAAAAATAGACAGTGTGTATGACACAGATCTGATAGAAACCATTCCCAAAATAGGCTACAAGCTGAATAAATGA
- a CDS encoding DUF6817 domain-containing protein produces the protein MDKRFKALASLNASDFQHLNGDLESHLKGTASILKSWGASELLQTAGLFHAAYGTAGFDMSMVSLEQRDSIAKTIGKEEEALVYLYCSCDRSFVFHQFGHHDVIQFKDRFNGQLFPLHKHRAKMFCELTVANELELVYASEVFKFEHGKGLYNLFARMEAYLTDIAIQAYKSALGDVA, from the coding sequence GTGGACAAACGCTTTAAAGCTTTAGCGTCTCTTAATGCAAGTGATTTTCAACATTTAAATGGAGATTTAGAGAGCCATCTTAAAGGCACCGCCTCAATACTTAAAAGTTGGGGGGCTTCTGAACTTTTACAAACCGCAGGTCTATTTCATGCAGCTTACGGAACTGCTGGATTTGACATGAGTATGGTGTCACTTGAACAGCGAGATTCTATAGCAAAAACCATAGGAAAAGAGGAAGAAGCGCTAGTTTATTTATATTGCTCGTGCGACAGAAGCTTCGTTTTTCATCAATTCGGTCATCACGATGTAATCCAGTTCAAAGACAGGTTTAACGGACAGCTTTTTCCATTACATAAACACAGAGCAAAGATGTTTTGTGAACTCACCGTTGCAAATGAACTGGAGCTTGTATACGCAAGTGAGGTATTCAAATTTGAGCACGGAAAAGGGTTATATAATTTGTTTGCTAGAATGGAGGCTTATCTGACTGACATTGCTATTCAAGCATATAAAAGTGCATTAGGTGATGTAGCATAG
- a CDS encoding AraC family transcriptional regulator, which translates to MLITEQLSVSEVCEKVGYLSLGSFSSLFTKQVGMAPTLYRRKLWALSSEAYRFPSQAIPACYAYHFLKKHGK; encoded by the coding sequence ATGCTTATTACTGAGCAGCTTAGTGTTTCAGAAGTGTGTGAGAAAGTCGGTTATTTAAGTCTTGGCAGTTTTTCTTCATTATTCACTAAACAGGTTGGTATGGCACCTACCTTATATCGCCGTAAGCTGTGGGCGTTGTCTTCGGAAGCTTATCGGTTTCCATCGCAGGCGATTCCTGCATGCTATGCCTATCACTTTTTAAAAAAACATGGGAAGTGA
- a CDS encoding 5-carboxymethyl-2-hydroxymuconate Delta-isomerase — protein MPHFVMDCSDDILKVHDEEFIIEQVFLVASATQLFDNNDIKVRLNPFKKFSVGNKREGFIHVFASIMQGRTTEQKSALSKAVVSKLVEMFPDVPNVAMNISDFDKATYCNRTML, from the coding sequence ATGCCACATTTTGTGATGGATTGCTCAGACGATATTTTAAAAGTGCATGATGAAGAGTTTATTATTGAGCAAGTGTTTTTGGTAGCAAGTGCCACTCAATTGTTTGATAATAATGATATTAAAGTCAGACTAAATCCCTTTAAAAAATTTTCGGTAGGTAACAAACGCGAGGGTTTTATTCATGTGTTTGCCTCTATCATGCAAGGACGGACGACAGAGCAAAAATCTGCGTTATCGAAAGCTGTAGTTTCAAAATTGGTAGAAATGTTTCCTGACGTCCCTAATGTAGCTATGAATATCAGTGACTTTGACAAGGCTACATACTGTAACCGCACGATGTTGTAG
- a CDS encoding ArnT family glycosyltransferase, producing the protein MHNLFRQYFNYTPDVTKVLCLVLISLFSLRLVSLGMYPLFDTTEARYGEIARLMLETQNWVTPQFDYGVPFWGKPPFHTWLSAASFATFGVSEFFARLPHLLIGLLTTFVIYRFVSKVAEVGQAIVSVFVLASTLGFILAIGMVMTDSSLLLAYTLAMVSFWLNYNDETSSLYGYYFFAALALGMLVKGPVAVVLVVIALFIWSLWKKQFVKALFSLPWKSGFPLFWLLAAPWYVLAEMRTPGFLEYFIIGEHIQRFLVSGWEGDLYGSAHDRARGMIWVYWIVCAFPWSFFIIKALFSNLKQPYTTTKADVKIQPYLLAWMFAPLVLFTFAGNILPIYVMPGFGAMAVYVAIAFSLSKRLVLAGTLTLCVLSVLIGLLTLGKVTLPTAQTLLETKKIDTKKTQLYYWHKRPFSAQFYSQGDAKLLKSKVLLKSLLDERVTFYLVMNVAQLRYVGDTMKSHCEVINVVDENSLYQCN; encoded by the coding sequence ATGCATAACTTGTTTAGGCAATACTTCAACTATACGCCAGATGTTACAAAGGTCTTATGCTTAGTGCTCATATCTCTATTTTCATTGAGGTTAGTGTCGTTGGGTATGTATCCGTTGTTTGATACCACAGAAGCGAGATACGGAGAAATTGCGCGGCTCATGTTAGAAACTCAAAACTGGGTGACACCGCAGTTCGACTATGGGGTGCCATTTTGGGGTAAGCCACCATTTCACACTTGGCTAAGTGCTGCAAGCTTCGCTACTTTCGGTGTAAGTGAGTTTTTTGCTAGGCTACCGCATTTATTAATAGGCCTGCTAACCACGTTTGTAATTTATCGTTTTGTCTCCAAAGTGGCAGAAGTTGGGCAAGCTATTGTTTCAGTATTTGTCTTGGCATCCACACTAGGCTTTATCTTAGCGATAGGCATGGTTATGACAGATAGTTCATTACTTTTGGCATATACGCTAGCGATGGTGAGCTTTTGGTTGAATTACAATGATGAGACATCATCATTGTACGGGTATTACTTTTTTGCCGCATTGGCATTAGGGATGTTGGTTAAGGGGCCTGTTGCGGTTGTGCTGGTGGTGATTGCGCTATTTATTTGGAGTCTGTGGAAAAAACAATTCGTAAAAGCTTTATTTTCATTGCCTTGGAAATCAGGATTTCCCCTCTTTTGGCTGTTGGCCGCACCTTGGTACGTATTGGCTGAAATGAGAACCCCAGGGTTTCTTGAGTATTTTATCATTGGCGAACACATTCAACGTTTTTTGGTCTCTGGATGGGAAGGTGATTTGTACGGAAGTGCACATGATAGAGCTCGAGGTATGATTTGGGTCTATTGGATAGTATGCGCATTCCCTTGGTCTTTTTTTATCATAAAAGCACTTTTTAGTAATTTAAAACAGCCTTATACCACCACTAAAGCTGACGTAAAAATTCAACCTTATCTACTTGCATGGATGTTTGCGCCCCTTGTGCTGTTTACCTTTGCAGGTAATATTTTACCGATTTATGTGATGCCAGGGTTTGGGGCGATGGCTGTATATGTGGCCATTGCGTTTTCATTATCTAAGCGACTAGTGTTGGCTGGGACTTTAACGCTGTGTGTACTCAGCGTATTAATTGGGTTGTTAACATTAGGGAAAGTCACTTTGCCAACAGCGCAAACACTGTTAGAGACTAAGAAAATAGATACCAAAAAAACACAGCTTTACTATTGGCATAAACGCCCGTTTAGTGCACAGTTTTATTCACAAGGTGATGCTAAATTGCTCAAAAGTAAAGTATTACTAAAATCACTATTGGATGAACGGGTAACTTTTTATCTAGTCATGAATGTCGCTCAATTGCGTTATGTGGGTGATACTATGAAAAGTCATTGTGAGGTAATTAATGTCGTTGACGAAAACTCATTGTATCAATGTAATTAG
- a CDS encoding glycosyltransferase family 2 protein, translating to MQLVSDKLSQPKDILLSVIVPVYNEEQVLPIFHHRLDQVLSALPNERLEVIYVNDGSSDDSWEVMLSLSSCCAALECINLSRNFGKEAAMTAGIDHCKGQAVMLLDADLQDPPELIPDMLAAWQQGFDVVNMKRTARHGESWFKKCSAGIYYKLLDHLADVPVQKNVGDFRLISRRVIDEIKQLSEKNRYMKGILSWPGYKQTTIEFDRPAREAGKTKWSFPQLVGLALSGITAFSVKPLRLSVWAGVIISLAAFLLAFWVLIKTALLGEVVQGYPSLMLVQLLLGGVQLIAIGVCGEYIGRIYTEVKGRPCYLVMEIEHKVRIVKEQKKHA from the coding sequence ATGCAGCTCGTTTCAGACAAATTGTCCCAGCCGAAAGATATTTTATTGAGTGTAATAGTACCTGTTTATAACGAAGAGCAAGTCTTACCCATTTTTCATCACCGCCTTGATCAAGTATTAAGTGCTTTACCTAATGAAAGGCTTGAAGTTATTTATGTAAATGATGGCAGCTCCGATGATAGTTGGGAGGTGATGTTATCGCTTTCATCGTGCTGTGCCGCTCTTGAGTGTATTAATTTGAGCCGAAATTTTGGTAAAGAAGCTGCAATGACAGCAGGAATTGACCATTGTAAGGGCCAAGCTGTCATGTTACTTGACGCCGATCTTCAAGACCCTCCTGAATTGATCCCAGACATGCTTGCTGCATGGCAACAAGGGTTTGACGTGGTTAACATGAAGCGCACAGCTAGGCATGGAGAGTCTTGGTTTAAAAAGTGCTCTGCGGGCATTTATTATAAGCTGCTGGATCATCTGGCAGATGTTCCTGTGCAAAAGAATGTGGGGGATTTTCGTCTAATAAGCCGCCGAGTTATCGACGAAATTAAACAATTGTCAGAAAAGAATAGGTATATGAAGGGAATTTTGTCATGGCCTGGTTATAAACAAACAACGATAGAGTTCGACAGGCCTGCTCGAGAAGCAGGAAAAACCAAGTGGTCTTTTCCCCAGCTTGTTGGGCTTGCATTGTCTGGTATCACAGCATTTAGCGTCAAGCCGTTGAGGCTATCAGTTTGGGCTGGTGTGATTATTTCGCTTGCTGCATTCCTTCTTGCTTTTTGGGTGCTCATTAAAACAGCTTTGCTAGGTGAAGTGGTTCAGGGCTACCCGTCATTAATGTTGGTGCAATTGTTATTAGGAGGCGTGCAGTTAATCGCGATTGGTGTTTGTGGTGAGTACATTGGGCGCATTTATACCGAAGTCAAAGGTCGACCGTGTTATTTAGTTATGGAAATTGAGCACAAAGTGCGCATTGTGAAGGAGCAGAAAAAACATGCATAA
- a CDS encoding AraC family transcriptional regulator, with protein sequence MTANYKFRRLNISREFIVENYHSPLCLTDIAKQSYMSPYHFLRAFKEAYGETPNELLIRHRLEQAKKCLLLSSLVFQKCVRKSVI encoded by the coding sequence ATGACAGCAAACTATAAATTTAGACGTTTAAACATAAGCAGGGAATTTATTGTTGAAAATTATCATTCTCCTTTGTGTTTAACTGACATTGCAAAGCAATCTTACATGTCTCCATATCACTTTTTACGTGCTTTCAAAGAAGCTTATGGAGAAACACCCAATGAGCTTTTGATTCGACACAGACTTGAACAAGCAAAAAAATGCTTATTACTGAGCAGCTTAGTGTTTCAGAAGTGTGTGAGAAAGTCGGTTATTTAA
- a CDS encoding VOC family protein, translating into MITSIAHTTIYVLNQDEALDFYKNKLGFEVGDDMKVEGDFRWLTVHPKSKPQLQLVLAEPKEGPMFTKDSAEKIRNLIQEGAFGAGVFETENCQKTYDELLAKGVEFIQPPTEQLYGVEAMAVDNSGNWFSLVQR; encoded by the coding sequence ATGATCACATCTATAGCGCACACAACGATATATGTATTGAATCAGGACGAAGCGCTTGATTTTTACAAGAACAAACTTGGCTTCGAGGTTGGTGATGATATGAAAGTAGAGGGTGACTTTCGCTGGCTGACGGTTCATCCAAAATCTAAACCTCAGCTTCAGTTGGTATTAGCTGAGCCAAAGGAAGGTCCTATGTTCACCAAAGATTCAGCCGAAAAAATACGAAATTTAATCCAAGAAGGGGCCTTTGGTGCGGGTGTTTTTGAAACTGAAAACTGTCAAAAAACCTACGATGAGCTTTTGGCTAAAGGCGTAGAATTTATACAGCCTCCAACAGAACAGTTGTATGGTGTTGAAGCTATGGCAGTAGACAATTCAGGCAATTGGTTCAGCCTGGTTCAAAGATAA